From one Peredibacter starrii genomic stretch:
- the mtnA gene encoding S-methyl-5-thioribose-1-phosphate isomerase, which yields MSQSYRPIIWKDDTLLLLDQRLLPQTETFVEVKDLKGCALAIKDMIVRGAPCIGFTAIYGMALWVKAQSSLTVASCRNACDEMISARPTAVNLSFEVNRCFEIMKNGLAENQSKEDLYKKLVAFGDLQIKESHEKNTAMAKIGFEELKKKVGDKKWRLMTHCNTGFLACGSLGTALGVISYANSQGQVEYVYADETRPYMQGTRLTAFELSKENIPYSIVVEGAASYLLSHNKVDAIFVGADRIAANGDTANKVGTSTLAIVAKHYNIPFYVVAPVSSFDVTIPDGSHIEIEMRPINEITELKGIKLAPEGANAVNPSFDVTDHQFITGIICEKGFINPKNPGELVRVVQS from the coding sequence ATGAGCCAATCATACCGTCCGATTATCTGGAAAGACGACACACTATTACTTTTAGACCAGCGCCTTTTACCACAAACGGAAACGTTTGTTGAAGTGAAGGACCTGAAAGGCTGTGCTCTTGCCATCAAAGACATGATTGTTCGTGGTGCTCCTTGTATTGGTTTCACAGCTATTTACGGCATGGCCCTGTGGGTGAAGGCCCAGTCATCTCTAACAGTTGCTTCTTGTAGAAATGCCTGTGATGAAATGATTAGTGCTCGTCCAACTGCTGTAAACCTTTCGTTTGAAGTGAACCGTTGTTTTGAAATCATGAAAAACGGCCTTGCTGAGAATCAAAGCAAGGAAGATCTTTATAAGAAGCTTGTTGCCTTCGGTGACCTTCAAATTAAAGAGAGTCATGAGAAAAATACCGCCATGGCGAAAATTGGTTTTGAAGAACTGAAAAAGAAAGTCGGAGATAAAAAATGGCGTCTAATGACTCATTGTAATACTGGCTTCCTTGCATGCGGCAGTCTTGGTACTGCCCTTGGTGTAATTTCTTACGCCAATTCTCAAGGCCAGGTTGAATACGTTTACGCAGATGAGACTCGTCCTTATATGCAAGGGACTCGTTTGACTGCATTTGAACTAAGTAAAGAAAATATCCCATATAGCATTGTAGTTGAAGGTGCGGCCTCGTATCTTCTTTCTCATAATAAAGTCGACGCAATTTTCGTGGGTGCAGATCGTATTGCTGCTAATGGTGATACGGCCAACAAGGTTGGTACATCAACTCTTGCCATCGTAGCTAAGCACTACAACATTCCTTTTTATGTTGTGGCCCCGGTGAGTTCATTCGATGTGACCATCCCTGACGGCTCACATATTGAAATTGAAATGCGTCCTATTAATGAAATTACCGAACTAAAAGGTATTAAACTTGCTCCGGAAGGAGCGAATGCTGTGAACCCAAGTTTTGATGTTACTGATCATCAGTTCATCACAGGGATCATCTGCGAAAAAGGTTTCATTAATCCTAAAAATCCCGGTGAATTAGTAAGAGTGGTGCAATCATGA
- a CDS encoding Ppx/GppA phosphatase family protein — translation MMSDIRASIDIGSNSVLLLVADVSNGKLKEISKRSEITQLGKDLDKNKAFHADSMKATYEAIKSYAEDCDKHGVPREKIIATATEAARVAGNAAEFFQKIEDELKVHINIITAEAEAYFSTKGILFDSKFDSEIITIMDIGGASTELIKVNTKNFQILETISMPIGAVRSTQWLHDDLFVQNLQKVFLDFRTSIDKFQTKELFCVAGTVTSLGNMHLQRKEFEEDEVHGLKLKVEDIDNLFKKYSNSNPEQFLEQFPFLQKRSQSIRGGLHLVYHLAHRLLVKEITISTYGLRFGTLLEGKIKKEFLNGK, via the coding sequence ATGATGAGCGACATTCGTGCCTCAATCGATATTGGTTCTAACAGCGTTCTCCTTTTAGTTGCTGACGTTTCTAATGGAAAGCTAAAAGAGATTTCTAAGCGAAGCGAGATCACGCAACTTGGTAAAGACCTGGACAAGAACAAGGCCTTCCATGCGGATTCGATGAAGGCAACTTATGAGGCGATTAAGTCTTATGCGGAAGACTGTGATAAGCACGGGGTTCCAAGAGAGAAGATCATTGCCACTGCAACTGAAGCGGCACGTGTGGCCGGTAATGCAGCAGAGTTTTTCCAGAAAATCGAAGATGAATTAAAAGTTCATATCAATATTATTACTGCCGAAGCAGAGGCCTATTTCTCAACAAAAGGGATTCTCTTTGACTCGAAATTTGATTCAGAAATCATCACCATTATGGACATTGGTGGTGCTTCAACTGAGCTTATCAAAGTTAACACTAAAAATTTCCAGATTCTGGAAACAATTAGTATGCCAATCGGTGCCGTGAGATCTACTCAGTGGCTTCATGATGATTTGTTTGTTCAGAACCTTCAGAAGGTATTCCTGGATTTCCGTACTTCAATTGATAAGTTCCAAACGAAAGAACTTTTCTGTGTAGCGGGGACCGTGACTTCTCTCGGTAATATGCATCTTCAAAGAAAAGAGTTCGAAGAGGACGAGGTTCACGGTCTAAAGCTTAAAGTTGAAGACATTGATAATCTCTTCAAGAAATACTCAAACTCAAACCCTGAGCAGTTTTTAGAGCAGTTCCCGTTCTTACAAAAACGTTCTCAAAGTATCCGCGGCGGCCTGCACCTGGTTTATCACCTGGCCCACCGTCTTTTGGTCAAAGAAATTACTATTTCCACATATGGACTCCGTTTTGGTACGCTTTTAGAAGGCAAAATCAAAAAGGAATTCCTGAATGGAAAATAA
- a CDS encoding Crp/Fnr family transcriptional regulator: MENNSVLGPHSVVFKEGTPASKLYLVKNGEVLCLKASKDRLIPVFMAKEGDIIGESAIIQDLNHTYSAVVPQYAHLIEIPADNLQIVMEKGPDWLTELATTMILRFQNTSNLIAENRVIHPSIIDEDQFTSAIEVEFKKLLS; the protein is encoded by the coding sequence ATGGAAAATAACAGCGTTCTTGGACCTCATTCCGTTGTCTTTAAAGAGGGCACACCTGCCTCTAAGCTTTACCTGGTTAAGAACGGTGAAGTCCTCTGTTTAAAGGCCTCTAAAGATCGTTTGATTCCAGTTTTTATGGCCAAGGAAGGGGACATTATTGGGGAAAGTGCCATTATTCAGGATCTGAATCACACTTACTCCGCTGTTGTACCTCAATACGCCCATTTGATTGAAATACCGGCGGATAATTTACAGATTGTCATGGAGAAGGGCCCGGATTGGCTAACGGAACTTGCGACGACGATGATCTTGCGTTTTCAGAATACATCAAACTTGATAGCCGAAAACCGAGTCATTCATCCGTCAATTATTGATGAAGATCAGTTCACTTCGGCCATCGAAGTTGAATTCAAGAAATTATTATCTTAG
- a CDS encoding FliG C-terminal domain-containing protein — translation MSQKNSENGVYINGKRQVIELLQKMDSADKARLLKNLRTRNPALAKELTESCISFESIWDLDDSCLKTVVSQVQPAILGLALSLVHVKNQRRALSLISREMALKAFDIMQKDLTGNRNECFRAQQKVLELALNLHRNRIIQFY, via the coding sequence ATGAGTCAGAAGAATTCAGAAAATGGTGTTTATATTAACGGCAAGAGACAAGTGATCGAGCTTCTTCAAAAGATGGATTCTGCCGATAAAGCGCGCCTTCTAAAAAATCTCCGCACTCGTAACCCTGCTCTAGCAAAAGAACTTACTGAGTCTTGTATTTCATTTGAAAGCATCTGGGACTTGGACGATTCATGCTTAAAGACCGTAGTGTCTCAGGTTCAACCTGCTATCCTAGGACTTGCTCTTAGTTTAGTTCATGTAAAGAATCAGCGTCGTGCCCTATCACTTATTTCACGTGAGATGGCATTGAAGGCATTCGATATTATGCAAAAAGATCTGACAGGAAACCGCAATGAGTGTTTCCGTGCTCAGCAGAAGGTACTGGAGCTAGCTCTGAACCTTCACCGTAACCGCATAATTCAATTTTACTAA
- a CDS encoding thiolase family protein, whose translation MMGNHPGKVFIVQGKRTPFGKFGGSLSNVTPVELAVIATMALLEETKLSPESLDQVIFANVIPSTPDTLYAGRHLGLKSGMKVESPGIVINRLCGSGIQSLIDASRLIRTQEANAVLVAGAENMSMVPHLTYGARFGTKYGGLGSKDLLLDTLYDKHANMPMGQTAENLAHEYTVTKEESDAYAFESHQKANQAYAAGLIQPELAPVKFDRVDCSKDEHLREDVLLGEMQKLKPTFKKDGTVTAGSASGIVDGACAMIVASEEYVKKHNLKPIAEIIAGEVVGVDPSKMGIGPVPAIQNLLKKQNLKITDIDLFEINEAFAPQVIACRKALEISPDKLNIWGGAVALGHPLGATGLKITLTLARQLQHLHKNYGISSACIGGGQGIALLIKRI comes from the coding sequence ATGATGGGTAACCATCCAGGGAAAGTTTTCATAGTTCAGGGAAAACGAACTCCATTTGGGAAGTTCGGCGGCTCCTTGAGCAATGTAACTCCGGTGGAACTAGCAGTAATTGCTACAATGGCCCTGCTTGAAGAGACCAAACTTTCACCTGAGTCTCTTGATCAAGTAATCTTTGCCAATGTGATCCCTTCAACTCCAGACACCTTATATGCCGGTCGCCACTTGGGTCTTAAAAGCGGGATGAAGGTTGAATCTCCGGGTATTGTGATCAACCGTTTATGTGGTTCAGGCATTCAAAGCTTAATCGATGCTTCTCGTTTAATCAGAACTCAAGAGGCCAATGCCGTTTTAGTGGCCGGGGCTGAAAATATGAGTATGGTTCCTCATCTTACTTATGGAGCTCGTTTCGGAACGAAGTATGGTGGACTTGGAAGTAAGGACCTCCTTCTTGATACGCTCTATGATAAGCACGCCAATATGCCGATGGGTCAGACCGCAGAAAATCTTGCTCACGAATATACCGTTACGAAAGAAGAGTCTGATGCCTATGCTTTCGAATCACATCAAAAGGCCAACCAGGCATACGCAGCGGGTTTAATTCAACCGGAATTGGCCCCCGTTAAATTTGATCGTGTGGATTGCTCAAAAGATGAGCATCTGCGTGAAGATGTATTACTGGGTGAAATGCAGAAGTTAAAACCAACTTTCAAAAAGGACGGAACTGTTACAGCAGGCTCGGCCTCAGGAATTGTTGATGGTGCTTGCGCCATGATTGTGGCGAGTGAAGAGTATGTAAAAAAACATAATCTAAAACCCATCGCTGAAATTATCGCCGGTGAAGTCGTCGGGGTAGATCCGTCTAAGATGGGCATTGGCCCGGTACCTGCGATTCAAAATCTTCTTAAAAAACAAAATTTGAAAATCACTGATATTGATCTTTTTGAAATCAACGAGGCCTTTGCTCCTCAGGTGATTGCTTGCCGTAAGGCACTTGAGATCTCTCCTGATAAACTTAATATTTGGGGAGGAGCGGTCGCTCTTGGACATCCATTGGGTGCCACTGGATTAAAAATTACTCTGACTCTGGCGCGCCAGCTCCAGCATCTTCACAAAAACTATGGTATTTCTTCTGCATGCATTGGTGGCGGGCAGGGAATTGCTCTACTTATTAAAAGAATATGA